A part of Paraliobacillus zengyii genomic DNA contains:
- a CDS encoding SIR2 family protein: MDINKILTELKNQIAEKNINFLIGSGASIPYFPSLGNIEKVLSEKVDDNSSIRKLIYLHYFNKVVDKNIELLDETYQCEFAITPKYRVFINRLCNIMNARNSRISPKRANIFTTNYDVFFEKAIDLELKDNPSFIFNDGGSGYFTRNLNSENFHKTVSKNGVFDNYQKELSTINLIKCHGSVTWDKLIEDNEEKIEIKMRLSLLEKVRDAASNLTLTKKDQEIISDYLNLSDSEDVESNMMEIAERNKESLERFFNEYKKLMIVNPEKSKFKNTVLDEYYYSMLRLLSYELEKDQTILIVFGFSFADEHIRNLIKRSLHNPYLRVYIFVYKQGDASIIEKLLSSAQNNNVVIIEPSKDMPPIDFMEFNELLFGSVVK, encoded by the coding sequence ATGGATATTAATAAAATCTTAACAGAACTAAAAAATCAAATAGCTGAGAAAAATATTAATTTTCTAATTGGTTCAGGAGCATCAATACCATATTTCCCATCTCTAGGTAATATTGAGAAAGTATTATCAGAAAAAGTCGATGATAATTCTTCTATACGGAAGTTGATATATTTACATTATTTCAACAAGGTTGTAGATAAAAATATCGAGTTGTTAGATGAGACATATCAATGCGAATTTGCTATTACACCTAAGTATAGGGTGTTTATAAATAGATTATGCAATATTATGAATGCGCGTAATTCAAGGATTTCTCCGAAGAGAGCTAATATATTCACGACAAATTATGACGTTTTTTTTGAAAAAGCTATAGATTTAGAGTTAAAAGACAATCCGTCATTCATTTTCAATGACGGAGGTAGTGGTTATTTTACTCGCAACCTTAATTCAGAGAATTTTCATAAAACAGTTTCAAAAAATGGTGTGTTTGATAATTATCAAAAAGAATTATCAACTATTAATTTAATAAAATGTCACGGGTCAGTAACGTGGGATAAATTAATTGAGGATAATGAAGAAAAGATTGAAATAAAGATGAGGTTAAGCCTATTAGAGAAAGTTCGCGATGCTGCTAGCAATTTAACGTTAACCAAAAAGGATCAGGAAATAATATCAGATTATTTGAACTTGAGTGATTCAGAAGATGTTGAGTCAAATATGATGGAAATAGCTGAAAGGAATAAAGAATCATTAGAAAGATTTTTTAATGAATATAAAAAATTAATGATAGTAAATCCTGAAAAGTCTAAATTCAAAAATACAGTATTAGACGAATATTATTATAGTATGCTCCGTCTATTAAGTTATGAGTTGGAAAAAGACCAGACTATACTAATTGTTTTTGGTTTTTCATTTGCAGATGAACATATCCGTAATTTAATAAAAAGATCATTACATAATCCGTACTTGAGAGTTTACATTTTTGTTTATAAGCAAGGAGATGCTAGTATAATCGAAAAATTATTGAGTAGTGCTCAAAATAATAATGTTGTAATAATTGAACCATCAAAAGACATGCCACCAATAGATTTTATGGAATTCAATGAACTTTTGTTTGGAAGTGTTGTAAAATGA
- a CDS encoding helix-turn-helix domain-containing protein, translating into MRDYSAIGTTLKKLRLEMKMSQKKLADEICTQAQISKIENGDILPLSSTLAELVSRLGVTLDYFFSLVNNPRFDYVEEFLYFVRKHIRDKDYQEVLWMIKQEKNNPILKSARNQQFLLWHEAISHFHIYKEEGFALSNLYKALDLTPTINGIYSERQVEILNSIAIIYDELDHYEKSAEIYRKTLKNLEQLQLFQDKNIKIRIYYNLSKTLTNLNQNQESILYAESAIKLCVEQDSLYLFGELHYQKGNNLLKLNQLEEGQKFISHARYIFELTKKEHLIKILDKEKVENCSRF; encoded by the coding sequence ATGCGTGATTATTCCGCTATTGGAACCACATTGAAGAAATTGCGTCTTGAAATGAAAATGTCTCAAAAAAAGCTAGCCGATGAGATTTGCACCCAGGCTCAAATTAGTAAGATTGAAAATGGGGATATACTACCGTTGAGTAGCACTTTAGCAGAGCTTGTAAGCCGGCTGGGTGTCACACTAGATTACTTCTTTTCACTAGTAAATAATCCTAGATTTGATTATGTTGAAGAATTTCTATATTTTGTGCGAAAACACATTCGAGATAAAGATTATCAAGAAGTCCTTTGGATGATTAAACAAGAAAAAAATAATCCTATTTTAAAATCAGCTAGAAACCAACAATTTCTACTTTGGCATGAAGCAATTAGTCATTTTCATATCTACAAAGAAGAGGGATTTGCCTTATCTAATCTTTATAAGGCTCTAGACTTAACACCTACCATTAACGGTATTTATTCTGAAAGGCAAGTAGAGATTCTAAATAGTATTGCAATCATTTATGATGAACTTGATCATTATGAAAAATCTGCAGAGATTTATCGAAAAACGTTAAAAAACTTAGAGCAACTCCAATTATTCCAAGACAAAAATATAAAAATCCGTATTTACTATAATTTATCGAAAACGTTAACCAACTTAAATCAAAATCAGGAATCGATTTTATATGCAGAAAGCGCCATTAAACTATGCGTTGAACAGGATTCTCTTTATCTATTTGGTGAATTACATTATCAAAAGGGGAACAATTTACTAAAACTGAATCAATTAGAGGAGGGGCAGAAGTTCATATCGCATGCACGGTATATATTTGAATTGACAAAAAAGGAGCATTTAATCAAAATATTAGATAAGGAAAAGGTTGAGAATTGTTCAAGATTTTGA
- a CDS encoding arginase family protein — translation MGKPKYILEQNKQGELFISDDKLESFWKTEKNHITKDLIEYKEDVFFNFPGTLVSNKNVVNIIGVPYSGGSNQLSSAVDAFPTMLRYLSTKTPIYPTIDGVKTSGIFDINKLQTILDDCLIRDLGNIDFKEFSVEELESKVKSYIKNCIENKSKFSFIGGDHSITYYILKNLQLGERNVTYIHLDAHLDCGMDPFRLDNDIHHGNFVRHLLTNNIVDQVIQLGVRGMRAIGQYYQDPRLHTIPSKYLNKESVNNLLREHIDTNTLVYVSFDVDVLDPSDFPDVDFPSPGGPSIDTVLDIIECFHSIPNLIGFDFVEGKGTSAVDDIPYHYDLLSYIYTRLLNVLSKNKFTIGG, via the coding sequence ATGGGAAAACCTAAATATATTCTTGAACAAAATAAGCAGGGTGAACTTTTTATTAGTGATGATAAATTGGAGAGTTTTTGGAAAACAGAGAAAAATCATATAACAAAAGATCTTATAGAATACAAAGAAGATGTTTTTTTTAATTTTCCAGGTACGCTTGTTTCTAATAAGAATGTAGTGAACATAATCGGAGTACCCTATTCAGGAGGTTCAAATCAGCTATCATCCGCAGTAGATGCATTTCCAACCATGCTTAGGTACTTAAGTACGAAGACACCAATATACCCTACGATAGATGGTGTTAAAACAAGTGGCATATTTGATATTAACAAACTGCAAACAATACTTGATGATTGTTTGATACGAGATTTAGGAAATATTGATTTCAAGGAATTTTCTGTAGAAGAACTAGAATCAAAAGTTAAGAGTTATATAAAGAATTGTATAGAAAATAAATCAAAATTCTCTTTTATAGGTGGAGATCATTCCATTACTTATTATATTTTAAAAAATCTACAACTAGGTGAAAGAAATGTTACTTATATTCATTTGGATGCCCACTTAGATTGTGGAATGGATCCTTTTAGGTTAGATAATGATATACACCACGGTAATTTTGTGCGGCACTTATTAACAAATAACATAGTTGATCAAGTGATCCAATTAGGAGTAAGAGGGATGAGAGCAATAGGTCAATACTACCAAGATCCAAGGCTACATACTATTCCAAGTAAATATTTAAATAAGGAATCCGTAAATAATCTGTTAAGAGAGCACATCGATACGAATACCTTGGTTTATGTCTCATTTGATGTAGATGTATTAGATCCTAGTGATTTTCCAGATGTTGATTTCCCTTCACCTGGTGGACCTTCAATAGATACTGTTCTTGATATAATAGAGTGCTTCCATTCAATTCCTAATTTAATAGGCTTTGATTTTGTAGAGGGAAAAGGAACATCTGCTGTAGATGATATTCCTTATCATTATGATTTGTTGTCATACATTTACACTAGATTATTAAATGTTTTGAGTAAAAACAAATTTACAATTGGAGGTTAG
- a CDS encoding MFS transporter, producing the protein MKIWKNKRFLLLFFARFIALIGDGMLFLLLLKMLELLGTGSVGISIYYLSAGIPAFLFAIPAGAYVEKSNLQKTMIVTDVIRIILIGAFVAIDYFFVSSPVFIYLLLFLITINDMFFLPASQSLLRWVVPEEHRPQANGQLQVAMMTGKLLSYSLGAFLLKVGVPLNTMLFVVVLTFALSILLTQFIRPFVRNAEDTGSKALQMAKEGLVFINKRKTMKKLFILFGLAWLIGSSIDIFLISYLQNELGMGTENLYIITTFSLGGIITGAFIAPKLYQTFNKKIGFYLPSLLFGLAILGYALKLPLVILLFLLMIGGIAQGIFLTFLNTYLQEVTAQHYYARVSSFYTLLMKGASLPGYFIIGLLITNTSVITVGYIIGIYMIGLAILSFMILPNMSRGESVRENS; encoded by the coding sequence ATGAAAATTTGGAAAAACAAACGCTTTTTACTACTGTTTTTTGCACGATTTATCGCATTAATTGGAGATGGCATGCTTTTTCTTCTTTTACTTAAAATGTTGGAATTGCTTGGAACAGGGAGTGTTGGTATTTCTATCTACTATTTATCAGCAGGAATACCAGCGTTTTTGTTTGCCATCCCTGCTGGTGCATATGTAGAAAAGAGTAATTTGCAAAAGACAATGATCGTAACTGATGTGATAAGAATAATTCTGATTGGAGCATTTGTTGCAATTGATTACTTCTTTGTTTCTTCACCAGTGTTTATCTATCTACTCTTATTTTTAATTACCATTAACGATATGTTCTTCCTACCGGCCAGTCAATCTCTATTACGATGGGTAGTACCAGAAGAACACAGACCTCAGGCAAATGGACAATTACAAGTTGCGATGATGACTGGAAAATTACTTTCTTACTCCTTAGGCGCATTCCTACTTAAGGTAGGAGTTCCTTTAAACACCATGCTGTTTGTTGTGGTATTGACGTTTGCCCTATCTATTCTCCTCACGCAGTTTATACGACCCTTTGTTAGAAATGCAGAAGATACGGGTTCAAAAGCGCTTCAAATGGCAAAAGAAGGTCTCGTCTTTATTAATAAAAGGAAAACAATGAAGAAATTATTTATCCTATTCGGCCTAGCATGGCTAATTGGTTCATCTATTGATATTTTTCTTATCTCGTATCTACAGAATGAGTTGGGAATGGGAACTGAAAATCTTTACATCATTACAACTTTTTCTCTCGGAGGGATTATCACGGGGGCCTTTATAGCGCCAAAGCTCTATCAGACGTTCAATAAGAAAATTGGTTTTTACTTGCCAAGTCTCTTATTCGGCTTAGCTATATTGGGGTATGCTTTAAAGCTCCCACTAGTCATTTTATTATTCTTATTAATGATCGGCGGTATAGCGCAAGGCATTTTCCTCACCTTTCTCAATACCTATTTGCAGGAAGTCACAGCACAGCACTATTACGCAAGAGTGTCCAGCTTTTACACGTTATTAATGAAAGGAGCAAGTCTGCCAGGATACTTTATCATCGGTCTGTTGATCACCAACACTAGTGTAATCACAGTTGGATATATAATTGGAATTTATATGATTGGATTGGCTATATTATCCTTCATGATCTTACCAAATATGAGCAGGGGCGAGAGCGTAAGGGAGAACAGCTGA